GTGCTGCTCAAGGACAGCGCGCTCGGCTTCCTGATCACCTACCAGGAGCTGCTGTACTACGCGCGCTACCTCGGCGGCATCCCGACGCTGGACCGGCCGATCATCCCGGTCAGCCTGGTGGTGGCGGCGATCTACATCTCGATGTGCCTGCTGCTGACGTGGTTCGCCACCTACCTGGACCGGCGCAACCGCCGGACCAAGAAGACCAAGCAGCTGGCCCCGGCCGCCAAGCCGCTGGCGGAGACCGCCGTCGGCGACTGAGCACCGCAGCACGAGGAGGGCATCGCCGGGAACCGGCGGTGCCCTCCTTCGTCTTCACGGGCAGGTGGGCGCACGGCGATCATCGAGGCCGTAGTCCGGGCCGACCGTGCTAGGCTGTGCCTCACTACATCCCCCACGCCTCTCCACGATGCGCACTTGGGGGATTTTCTCTGCCCAGGAGGAGCGGCGATGCCCCGAGCGCAGCGGGCTCGCGGCGCCCTCCGCTACACCAAGCCGCCGCTGGCCGTCGACGAGCTCGTCGGTCGCCTCTCCGACCGCGGCTTGCAGGTTCCCGCCCCGGACAGGGCCGGCCGATACCTGCGGCACATCGGCTACTACCGGCTCTCGCCGTACACGATCCCGTTCCAGCAGGGGCGGCCCGACCACCTCTTCCGGGAGGGCACGGCGTTCGACGACGTGGTCGACCTCTACGTGTTCGACCGCGCGCTGCGGCTGCTCGTCATGGACGCCCTGGAACGGGTCGAAGTCGCCGTTCGCGCCGCGCTCACCGACCACATGTCGACGAGGTACGACGATCCGCACTGGTACGTGGACGCATCGCACTTCCGGCTCCGCGACAAGCACGCGGGGCTCCTGCGGATCGTCCGGGCCACCTGCGAGGAGCGGCTCCGCGGATCGCCGGACGCCGGGGAGGACTCGCTGGTCCACCGCTCCGCTCTCGAGCACTACCTGACGACCTACGGCTCGCCCGAGCTGCCGCCTTCCTGGCTCATGGTGGAGACCCTGACCATCGGGCAGCTGACCAGCGTGTACCGCAACCTGGGCCGGCGATCCGACAGGACCGCGGTCGCGGAGAGCATCGGCCTGACCGCGACGGTGCTGGAGTCCTGGATGCAGACCTACGTCCGCGTGCGCAACATCTGCGCGCACCACGGGCGGCTGTGGAACGTCGGCCTCGGCGTCTATCCCGCGATCCCGACGTCGTCCGCGATCTCGTGGTTGCAAGGGGAGGACGCCCTGCCGGAGCGTTCGAGGAAGCGCCTGTACCCGGTTCTCGTGTCCCTGCAGTCCGTGCTCGACTCGGTGTCGCCGCGCAGCAGCTGGGCCCGGCGGCTTCACGAACTCGTCAACGCTCGCCCAGCGATGAACCTCTCGGGGATGGGCATCCCCGAGACTTGGGCGGAGGATCCTTTCTGGAGTCGGCACATCGCGTGATGCGTGGCTCCAGCTGCCACCCGTGCCCTCCTTCGTCTTCAGACCGCGAGGTCGGGCAGGTGGGCGAGTTCGACGCGCGAGGTGACGCCGAGCTTCGCGTAGGCGTTGGACAGGTGGTAGCCGACGGTTCGCGGGCTGAGGAACAGCTGGGCTCCGATGTCCCGGTTGGTCAGGCCGGTCGCCGCGAGCCGGACGACCTGGCGTTCCTGCGGTGTCAGCCGGGGCTGCGAGGCGCGGACGCGGCTCTCCCCGGTGGCGCGCAGTTCTTCGCGGGCGCGCTCCACCCACGGACGTGCCTTCAGCCGCTCGAAGATCTCCAGCGCTGAGCGCAGCTGCACGCGAGCATCGACGCGGCGATGGCGGCGGCGCAGCCACTCGCCGTAGAGCAGTTCGGTGCGCGCGCGTTCGAACGGCACGTCGTCACCGTCCCGGTGCAGTCGCACGGCCGCCGCGTAGTGCGGCTCGGGGTCCTCGCTGAGCAGTGCTCGGCAGCGCTGGGCGATGGCGGCGGCCCAGGAGCGGCCGATGTGCGTTGCCCAGTCCACGTACCAGTCGCACGGTTCCTGCGCGCGTTCCGGTCGGCCGGTGCGGACCGCTGCCTCGACCAGGTCCGGCAGGCCGTTGCGGGCGTCCATCCTGGTCAGCCCGGCCGCGATGTCGTCCGCTCTGGCCACCACGGCGTCCGGGCGGCCCGCGGCCAGGTCGGCCAGGTTCAGCGCGCGCGTGGCGCGGAGCGCGACCGGCGGCACGCCGTGCTCCCGTGCGTCGGACAGCAGGCTGCGGCACCGCTCGTCGTCGCCTTCGACGGCGGCCAGGTGAGCGAGGACGACCGTCAGCACCCCGGCTGCCGAGGCGTGGCCGAGTTCCTGCGCCAGGCGCAGGCCTTCCGTCCCGCTGGCCCACGCCTCGTCGTGCATCCCGAGCTGCATCTGCGCCAGCGCGAGGACCGCCACGGCGTCGGGCAGCGCTCCGAGCGCGCCTTCGGCGCGGCAGCTGTTCGCCAGGGCCGCGGCGAGGTTGTGGGCGGTGCGGAAATCGCCGAGCCAGACGTGCGACCACACGATCATCACGCGCTTGCGCGGCGGTCCGGTCGCCGGCCCCAGCGCGCTGCGCATCTCCCGCACCGCCGCGACGCCGTCGGTGGCGCCACCGCTGGTGAGCCGCTGGAAGCCGGTCGCGGCGCGGGCCAGCGCGGCGACCAGGTCCGAGTTCGTCCGGCTGAGCGCGTCCGCGATGCGCGCGGCGTCGACGACGGCTGCCAGGTCGCCGGATTCCCAGGCGTTCTTGGCCGCGCGGAACAGCAGGTGCCCGGCGAGTTCCGGGGCCCGTGCGGCGACGTCGGCCGCTTCCTCGATCAGCGCCCGGTACGGCTGGGCGCCCCGGTCCTGGGCGAGGAGCGCGTCGACGCCGGCGGCTTCGGCCAGGTCGACGGGATCGGTGAGGATCCCGGCCGTGTCGGCGACGAATCCGGCGGCGCGTTCCGGCCGTCCCGCGTCGGCGGCCGCCTTCGCCGCCGCGATGAGCCGCCGTCCGCGCTGCCGTCGATCGGGGGTGAGCGCGGCCGCGCGTTCGTAGAGAGCGGCGACAGCGGCGTACCCGCCGCGGCGGCGCACTTCTGCCGCGCTCTCCTCCAGTTCGGCCGCGATCTCCTCGTCCGGCTGGACGGTGGCGGCGGCCAGGTGCCAGGCCCGCCTGCCCCGGTCGAGCCGACCGGCGAGCGCCCGGTGCGCTTCGAGTCGGCGGGGCACCTCGGCCCCGCAGCACGCGGTGCTCCGGAGCAGCGGGTGGCCGAAGACGAACGTGCCGCCGACCAGGTGGAGCAGGCCCGCGCGCTCTGCCGGGGCGAGGTCCTCGATGGACGCCCCGAGCGATTCGGCCGCATCGAGCACCAGCGCTGCGCCATCGGTGTCTGCCAGGGCCGCGACCAGCAGCAATGTCCTGGTGCGCGGCGGTAGTTCGGCGATCCGGGCCGCGAGCATCCGCTGGACCGGGGTGCGCGGCGGAGCGGGCTCGTAGCCGAGCGCGGTCCGGATCGCGGGAAGTTCCAGCAGCGCCAGCGGGTTTCCGCGCGCCTCGGCCAGGATCCGGGTGCGGACGTCTTCGAGCAGATCCGCGGGGAGCAGGGCATCCGCGGCAGCGTCGTCGAGCCCGTCGAGGCGCAGATCGGGCACGCCCGGTGCCGGGAACTCCGGCGCGTGCGGCTCGCGGACGGCGAAGAGCAACGCCACCGGCTCGGTGTCCAGCCTGCGCGCGGCGAACAGCAAGGCCTCCGCCGATGCCGCGTCGAGCCAGTGCGCGTCATCGACCACGCACAGCAGCGGTCGTTCGGCGGCCAGCAGGCCGAACAGCGTCAACACCGCCAGGCCGACCAGGAATCGGTCGGCACCGCCCGGCCCGAACGCGGTGCGCAGCGCGTCGGCCTGCTCCGCCGGAAGCTCGTCGAACCGGTGCGCGGCGGTGCGCAGCAGCAGG
This portion of the Saccharopolyspora antimicrobica genome encodes:
- a CDS encoding Abi family protein, coding for MPRAQRARGALRYTKPPLAVDELVGRLSDRGLQVPAPDRAGRYLRHIGYYRLSPYTIPFQQGRPDHLFREGTAFDDVVDLYVFDRALRLLVMDALERVEVAVRAALTDHMSTRYDDPHWYVDASHFRLRDKHAGLLRIVRATCEERLRGSPDAGEDSLVHRSALEHYLTTYGSPELPPSWLMVETLTIGQLTSVYRNLGRRSDRTAVAESIGLTATVLESWMQTYVRVRNICAHHGRLWNVGLGVYPAIPTSSAISWLQGEDALPERSRKRLYPVLVSLQSVLDSVSPRSSWARRLHELVNARPAMNLSGMGIPETWAEDPFWSRHIA
- a CDS encoding ATP-binding protein encodes the protein MISGRADESAVITGLLRAARSGRGGALVIRGEAGIGKSALLHHLDDDGMRLLRGSGVEAEAELPYAGLHLLLRTAAHRFDELPAEQADALRTAFGPGGADRFLVGLAVLTLFGLLAAERPLLCVVDDAHWLDAASAEALLFAARRLDTEPVALLFAVREPHAPEFPAPGVPDLRLDGLDDAAADALLPADLLEDVRTRILAEARGNPLALLELPAIRTALGYEPAPPRTPVQRMLAARIAELPPRTRTLLLVAALADTDGAALVLDAAESLGASIEDLAPAERAGLLHLVGGTFVFGHPLLRSTACCGAEVPRRLEAHRALAGRLDRGRRAWHLAAATVQPDEEIAAELEESAAEVRRRGGYAAVAALYERAAALTPDRRQRGRRLIAAAKAAADAGRPERAAGFVADTAGILTDPVDLAEAAGVDALLAQDRGAQPYRALIEEAADVAARAPELAGHLLFRAAKNAWESGDLAAVVDAARIADALSRTNSDLVAALARAATGFQRLTSGGATDGVAAVREMRSALGPATGPPRKRVMIVWSHVWLGDFRTAHNLAAALANSCRAEGALGALPDAVAVLALAQMQLGMHDEAWASGTEGLRLAQELGHASAAGVLTVVLAHLAAVEGDDERCRSLLSDAREHGVPPVALRATRALNLADLAAGRPDAVVARADDIAAGLTRMDARNGLPDLVEAAVRTGRPERAQEPCDWYVDWATHIGRSWAAAIAQRCRALLSEDPEPHYAAAVRLHRDGDDVPFERARTELLYGEWLRRRHRRVDARVQLRSALEIFERLKARPWVERAREELRATGESRVRASQPRLTPQERQVVRLAATGLTNRDIGAQLFLSPRTVGYHLSNAYAKLGVTSRVELAHLPDLAV